In Juglans microcarpa x Juglans regia isolate MS1-56 chromosome 1S, Jm3101_v1.0, whole genome shotgun sequence, the genomic stretch AATTTCCAAACTAACGGCATACAAAAAAACCTAGAGTGCACAAACCCATGAAAAAACCTAACAAACCCATGTAAAATCCTCAaactaacaacaaaaaaaaaaagaaaaaaccaaactgCACAAAACAAACCTGAAGAAATACCCAGAGAACACAAAACattaagagaagagagaagataaagagataaaatactttacttttggagagagaagaagcgatgagaagatgaaaagaagagaagaaaatgaagagagagaagatgaaaataaaataaaaagacattGACACAATACACAAAAGACCAAAAAAAGCAAAGATgaaaagacagagagagaatatgaaaagaaaataaaaagactttGACACAAAATGTCAAAGACCAAAACACCCTCAAACGGacaaaaaacaccaaaacaaaagggaaaaaaaaagaaagataaaacacataaaaaatggACCAAATACACGAAGGACGACTAAAATACTGTTCACGCTATCCCcacttattttatatagtatatataaatatatattataaacagaTAGACATATCAATTCGACAAATGCAATCAGCCTAATCTATGATAAATATATGGCCCCATTGTTGACAAAGAATACATCTTTTTACTACGACTTGATGAGTACAACTTAAATTATAGAcagaaaaaattacataatttagcGAATATATGATCCCGAATTTATAGAATCAAAGTCAGTTAAAAAGATAACAATAAAGTACACAATTTGGTATTTAATCATAATTtctatcagattttatatttataatggttTTAGTTCTCATTATTCAATCAATTTGTTGGGGGTGTTGATCAATATACTGCTATACTATACTttactaaaaatataatgttgTAGAATCTATTGTAGGCATCTATCTTGACATCAACTCAAATACAAAAGATGATGATCATAAATCTCAGGCTACATCAtccaagagaagaaaaatctagaaaaaatattaattgaataATCGTCTCTCATATTAATTCTatctattttacattgttttaaatatatatatacacacatatatatatatattatatttttaatattgtaaattgaccatgaaatatttattggtaaagtgaactcttttatatatgtatgctccattttatatatatttgatatacattttattaataattgtgGTAGTGATTATGTATATTTACAGTTATACAATTCAGCATAAAACACAGAGgaagaaaatcataaaacataTGCTGCATCCAAGAGAAGAAAATAGATAATTGTATCCAAATAAAGTTACTGTCCGCACATTATGCGGGTTATAAGCtcgctttaataataataattgagtcAAGAGTCAGGACTTGGGAGCGGTGAAAATCCTGCATTATTGGAGACATCAGACATGGATGTCATCGCCATCTGTATCGTTGACAAGGATATACCACCACCTCCACACGATTCTCGCACGCGACGGCTTCGCAATGACCAAACGGTACCAAACGAGTCGAGACGAAGTGGCCCTGGCATTAGCCATTGTCGCGCGTGGCTCTACTCTTGACTCTGTACTACAGTAGTACTACACCTTGTCTGTCCGGTTATATAATTccaaaaaggacaaaaaaaatcatgtatttcatgttgcCATAATCCTCTCTCTCGTTTCTGTTGGCAAGGGTGATAATTTCATTCCAGTATCACCGTCTGGACTGGGACTAAAGCACTTCCCCAACACTCACCCACCATGTCCAACCAAGCTGGCTGACTCTCGGAGCTGTCGTCTCTTCGCCGCCAAGTCTCCCACTCTCGCTTCCAACTCCATCCGCCGCTGCTCTTGGAATTTGACTGTTAGGGTCGTTCACTGGATTTATGGAAAGCCCTTCGCGACCTCAGCAATCTCCAAACCCTAGGGTTTCCGAGGAAATGGAGGACCCGTCCTCCGATCTCTGGGACTTCAGTGAACTCCTGGATTTCACTGTAGACGAGCACTTCTCCGTCTCCCTTGACCCCGACGATATTCATCCACACCCCATCCCGCAGGAGGATCCCGCCGCTCCCACTTCTAACCGGATCCGAAAGCGTGATCCCAGGCTCATCTGTTCCAATTTCTTGGCGGGTCGGATCCCCTGCGCCTGCCCCGAGTTGGATGAAatgatggagatggagatggaggaggacGTCCATGGGAAGAAGCGGGCCCGGAGTGTTCGGACGTCTACCCGCAGGCCTCGGGCCGCCGCGCGTTGCCAGGTTCCCGGGTGCGAGACTGATATCAGCGAGCTTAAAGGGTATCACCGCAGGCATAGGGTTTGTCTGCGGTGTGCGCATGCGACCACGGTTGTGCTTGATGGAGTGGCTAAGAGATATTGCCAGCAGTGTGGCAAGTAAGCTCCATCCACATGGTTTCTGAGGTTTCAGATTCTATTTCATACTttattgttcttcttcttttttagattttagttttaCTTTGGGTCACGGCCGAGTTAGAAGCTAGAGTTTTGCATAAGACGATTTCAACGATGTTTTGAAAGGGTACACTAATAAAGTTGTCATTTATCTTAGATACATAATTATAGTCTGGGTTTATGTATGGAGGAGGCTATATAGACAATTTGTGCGGTTGTGTTATTGTGCATGAGATCAGAGCAGCTTGAATcctaaggctacgtttgggtagtgagaatacatgagaagtattgagaatgtttatgaatagtagtgaaaaagtaataataaaatattaaaaagtaggtgaaaagtaatgaatagtagaaaagtaggtaaaaagtaataataaagtaaagaatagtagtgattGCCAAACACACTGTAAGTCAATTGTTCAGTTTCTTAcgttcttttttaaaaaaaataagtatttagtTGCTTACATTCAAGTTGCCGCTGCTAAAATACTGTTTAGTTGACAAAAATCATATATGATTCAGGTTGAAAGTTGCTGATTGATCAGTGTTGATTTTACTAATTATACCATATGCTCATGTGCAAAATGGTTGGCAGGTTTCACATCTTATCAGATTTTGACGAAGGTAAACGTAGTTGTCGAAGAAAATTAGAACGCCACAATGTTAGACGGCGAAGAAAGCCAAGTGATTCTAGAGTTGCAGCGTATAGTGAGCCTGAAGGGGCCATGCAAAGTGAGCATGTCCCTTGTGATGGTGAAGCAGAAAAAGGTACCAATTTGAATCAATTCAACTAGTTTCTATCTATGTGATGGACAGAGCATATATATTTAAGTGACTGTGGAGAAAAGTTGCACATTCTACCATGATAAAACATTTACTAGTATCATATATTGTCTATGGTCTAGATGGTTTATGCTCGAGCAGCCCAATGGCTGAAATGGAAGCAGTCTTGGAGTCTGAAGATGTACGAGTTACCACTCTCTGCTCAGATCTTAATTCCCAGAACATGCATTGTGATACTGTTGCATCTTTTGTGGCTTCTGGTGAAACCCAGATGCATGGAGAAAAAGATAATACCAAATGTTCTCTATCTCCATTGTACTGTGACAATAAGACTGATTACTCATCTGTGGTGGGTCTCCACTGACTGCTATGTTAGCCACATTGCCTTTTTTCCCCTTAGTTCACAGGAGGAGCTATCCTGGAGATGTACTGATCCATATATGATTGTAGTGTCCGACAGGTCGGATCTCGTTTAAGCTTTATGATTGGAACCCAGCAGAATTCCCTAGAAGACTGCGGCACCAAGTATTTAAAGCATTATTATTGCAGTTTGATATTTTGAAAGGGATCAGATCACTTTGCAGTCATAGATACAAATAATTGGTTAATATGTATGTACATTTATCTGCAGATATTCCAGTGGTTATCCAGTATGCCGGTTGAGTTGGAGGGGTATATTCGCCCTGGATGTACAATATTAACTGTGTTCATTGCGATGCCAATGTTTATGTGGACGAAGGTAAAGGTTTAACTGGATGCTTTCTTTATGAATACTTAGACTGTTATGGTGAGCTAGTGCCATTAATTTGGCACAGCTCTCTtgcttgggcaatcaactatgaCGATAAGGGAGGTAGTTCAAGTCGAGGGAGGACCAAAGGGAAGACAGAACCAATTGTATATTGTTAGTAGGACCAGTGTGTTGGGGAATTTACAATGACTTGGTATATGGGCAAAATCTGGTTTGGTGGGATAGGCATTGGTGCACTGGTGGTGGTTTGGGGCTGGCGCATTTTTGGGCTTGGGCTAGGGCTTTGTTACGTTCATTTTCCTAGATGGGTTTGTTGTTGGGCTAGGGCTTTGTTGGGTTTATTGTTCCTTGTATCTTTTTTGCATCCcaactaggtgttttctcttgtatacatctagTGTACTTGGCTGCGCCTATtggtattaataaatttttacttgtcaaaaaaaaaaaaaaaaaaaaatttggaacaGTTCTGTCATATatctgcatatatattatactcaCCATTTCATGTTCATGTTGTCCCTGGAGAATACAAGTATACTTGGTCTCATGCATTTGTCTTAGATCGTCTTGTTAGATTCTCCTAAGAATCAAGAAGACACATCTATGATATCTTTATATTTAGTTGGATTTTCTTCATATGTTTTAACACAACTAGAGAAGaatatttacatatacatgTCATTGTGGCTCATAAAATTCTTTCTGTCCTCTCAATATCTTGCCTTTAACACGCCAATCTTTTGGCTGCTCAACCGGTgcgaaatttttttgaatttattcagATTTTAATGTCCACTTTGAAACAAGGAAAATATTTAACTGATAAAAAAAGGTCTTTTGGCTGGTCAAATTTTGATCTGCTTATCAGCCAATCTAAGTAAATCATTAACTTATGTACTATTGGATTCGGGCTCCTCATTACAATCCTGATTCAGTTTAAAAGCCAAGGTCTATTTTACATTACctttagtttaaaaagaaaaccGGGGTTCAAACTTAGGGCTGTTCCTCCCATGttaagtaataaattttactaaaagtttaagTTGATGGGAAGATATGAATGTaccttttttttatcagttaataagaattttattaaaatagccATAGCCAAGtaacgggacatatacaagagcaacacccaTGCATGAGAATGTACCCATGTAACTAATACTTCAACACTAgattcttattaaaaaagaaaatcaatgcTGGATATATTTCTTGTTATCATTTCACTTGTgagttttcttttgataagtatttCGCATGTGAAAATTGAGTATGCTtgtataggatttttttttagttcagttTTTGAGGTAATTTTTTAAGATGGTTTTTTAATGTTTGTGAAAATGGTGGAACCTGttgaaaatataattgaaaAGAAATCAATTTGGATTTTCTGAAAGTgatttgggtttgggtttttattttttatcatggaAACTGATGCTTATGATTAGGGGATtattttttggagatgaaaatttattttggattttaaaatgtgtttggattGAAAGTTGAACTATCCAAACATAGCTAAAGTCTCATGCTAAATGGATGAAGAAATTATAGAATCCTATAAGTGTATGGTATAGGATTTTGTGCGATCAAACAAAGGTGCTGTTCCAATCTATAAAGTATAATAAGTTGTCAAGCTGTCACAAATTGTTTCTACTTGTCTGTTCAATTTGTTCtatttacattaatttataaaattagtgAAGTCTGCAAGACTAGACTAAATGTTTCTTGAATGCATCAAACAGTTATCTAAAGATCCTCTATCATATCTCCATGACTTTGTCATCTCCCCTGGAAGGATGTTATCTGGAAGAGGCACTATACTTGTTTTTATCAATGATAAGATTTTCCGGGTTATGAAAGGTAAGTTTGTGACCATACGTGTTGCTACATAATACTTGTGAAATTTGAAAACTGATTTCTTTTTTAGCGTAAATAGTTCATCAAGTGAAGTTCATAATCAGCCCAATTAATGCATTCAACCCAAGCCCTTTTGACATGAGTTGAACAATTGAATTGGCATAGGGGGAACTTCTGTGATGAAAGTCAAGGTGGAAGTGCGAGCCCCGAGACTTCACTATGTTCATCCTATATGTTTTGAGGCTGGAAAACCCCTGGAGTTTGTCGCTTGTGGAAGTAATTTGCTACAATCTAAACTTCGGTATGCCATTGAGCTTTATATATGATCATAAATATAGCTTTCCCCTCGGGTTTCATtgttgtgtttattttatttgctcGGTTGTTTTTAATGAACAAAAAGGTAGGAGGGAGCAACTAGAGGTGGCTTCCCTACTTGGGCGTGACCATGTGTCCATGATAGAAACCTTACCTGCTGGGCACTGGACAAGAGGGGCCTAGACTGCAGAAAGTCGTAGATGCTCCTCAAGTGGGGGTTGGGTTTGAGCCATAGCTTAGATTTTAGCCTTGCTAGGGAATTCAATGAATCATTCGGTGGCTAATACCAATAGTTTAAGATGAATCCATATTTTGGATCGAACCCTAGACCTAGTATATACCAAACAACTTAAGAGTAACCCAAAGACCATTGAGCCACCACCCTTAGTGGTTATTGCTATGTTAATACGTAATTAATATGGAAAAATCTTTCTTTTGGGTGCTGGGGTGTAGGATGTTTTGATCCACCCTTTCTATACCATAATGAGTGGCTCAGCTACCAAATGCACAAacttaaaggaaaagaaaacatcttagggtacgtttggaatttaaactcctctcaattcatctcaactcatcattacaactttttcaaatcccaatgtaaaatataataaacaattcaattttttcaaattttaaaataataataatattaaaaaaataatattctaacaatattttatcaactcaactcaactcagttcaacatccaaacgtagccttagtcCTCTTAAAGTAATCAACACACAAATTGGAAGCACATGCTTTTTTCTATAATAAAGGGTACTGTGTGAAGATATTGCTTTGGTTTATGGAATAAACATATGGTATGGGAcatgaatcatttttttattggtaaaataaaattttattgaaccGAATGGATAGgcttagcccaagtacacagaaaaGTGTTCAAGAGGAAACACCTAATTAAGCATTAGGTgctagaaatagaaataagaaaatcatgaaaactagctccattgaaatctataacaaatgcccataaaaataaagtgtTGTAAAAGAACCTTCTGAGTTCTTCCAAAGAGCATTCCCTATTTTAAAAACTCCGACCATTTtgctccctccaaatgcaccacatcaGACATAAGTGAACCATCTTCCATACAACTGCGAATTGGGAATTACCCTGAAGGTTGCTCTTGTTGGAAAGGAGATCCACCACCCTTCTAGGGCATTACCCATGCAAGTCCAATCCTGATGAAGTGTCATCCCACATGGCCCTAGCTACCTCACAATGAAGCAATATATGGTCCACAAATTCATCACTTCTCATACACACACAACACCAATCAACAACTACAATCATTCCTACAGTTATCTATGGGGAGGATTTTCCCAAGAGAAGCAGTCCAACGAAAGAAAGCAACCTTTAGGGGCACCTTACTACTCCATATACCTTTCCAAGGGAAAGGGATACAATGCAAGTGAACCACTCACTGTGGGACAAAGGGAGCGTCATtctcattataatatatttatggaaGTGGCGTGGAGGGTATAATTCATTGATTCTAAGCAATCATGTGTGATCATCTATGATTAAGCAGGTCATCTTCAATCTTTAAACGATTATCTCGTGGGTTTCTTTAACAGCTCGAGAGTGTTGCGCCAAAGAGATCCACTATCACCCCTCTTATTTGTTATTGTCATGGAGGCATTAAGCAGAATGATGTCGACTTCAGTGGAGGGTGGTTTTTTCTCAGGTTATTCAGTGGGGGATACTAACCACGGTGCTACCATTATATCGCATcttttttttgcagatgatatgcTGTTATTTTTGTGAGGCAAACCCAGGTCATCTTCAATCTTTAAAGGTTATTATGCTATGTTTTGAAGTGGTATCCgggttaaaaataaatatctcaAAAACGGAGATGGTTGCTGTGGGTAATGTCCATAATGTCAGGGGGCTGGCTAATATATTGGGATGTGCGGCCTCTTCGTTGCGTATGAAGTACCTTGGCTTACCGTTGGGGGCATCATTCAAAGCTAAGACTATTTGGGATGGAGTGTTAGAGAAAATAGAGTGTAGGTTGACTGGGTGGAAACGGgtgtatttgtctaaagggggtTGGATTACATTGATAAAGAGTACCCTTTCCAACCTTCCCACCTATTTCTTGTCATTATTTCCTCTTCCTGCTAGTGTTGCCTTGTGGATTGAGAAGCTtcaatgagatttttttgtggggtggaCTTGGAGATGAGTTTAAGTTCCATTTAGTTGGGTGGGACGAGGTGTGCTCTCCCTTGAGGGGTGGTGGATTGGGGGTTCGTAATGTGAGGGCCTTCAATAAGGTTCTTCTTGGGaagtggctttggagatataATTATGAGAGGGAAGCCTTATGGAAGATGGTGATTGATAGTAAGTATGGGAGTACAAGGGGGGGTTGGTACTCTCATGAAATTAGGGGGGTGTACAGGGTGGGGTTATGGAAGCATATTCGGAAAGGTTGGTGGTCTTTCTCTTGCAACACTAGGTTGTGTATGGGGGATGACCATAGAATTAGTTTTTGGCATGACGTTTGGGTTGGAGATATGGCTCTTGAGGATGTCTACTCCGCtattttcagaattgcaaggGAACAAGATGCCGTGGTGGCTGAATTGAGGGATATTAATAATGAGGCGCAGCAATGGAATGTTAGTTTTATTCGGGAGGCCCATGATTGGAAAGTAGGAGTCATGGTGGAGTTCTTTAACTTGCTATACAACATTAGTCTTGCTGTTACAACGGAGGATAAACTGGAGTGGCGGCCTTCCATGAAAGACAATTTTTTTGTACACTCCTTTAATGAGACACTTACTGCCCAAGGTAGGAATCACTTTCCTTGGGCGAACATTTGGGGGAGTAAAGCACCTACAAAGGCTGCTTTTTTTGCTTGGACAATAGCTTTAGGGAAGATACTTCTTgttgataatttaagaaaacgTGGGCTTATCATCATCGACTGGTGCTATATGTGTAGAAATAGTGGTGAAACAGTGGATCATCTACTTCTACAATGTGAGTTTGTAAGGGCCatatggaattatttttttagcaaagtggaattagcatgggttatgccgaGAAGGGTGGTTGAACTTCTAGCTAGCTGGAAAAGGATCATGGGGACACCACATATTACAACTGTGTGGAGGATGGCTcccatttgtattttttggtgtatctggagagaaagaaatgatagaaatttcGAGGATCGTGAGTGCTTCTTGGAAGAGTTTAAGAGTTTcttctggaagactttatttatgtgggccatcGCTTTAGATTTAAATGGTCTCagtttccatgatttccttgtaaccatttctagttcctaaataggtgtaatcacatgtatactgcttgtgtacttgggctatacctatctttatatcaatgaaatatcttcttacttatcaaaaaaatcacCTATGATTAACATATGCTTTACCTATTAAAGCAGATACTAGGTCAGATATCTTATGGTGGGGTGGAGTGGAGTGGTTTTAGATGATTGATTATCTTTTCTTCCTG encodes the following:
- the LOC121246758 gene encoding squamosa promoter-binding-like protein 7, which translates into the protein MESPSRPQQSPNPRVSEEMEDPSSDLWDFSELLDFTVDEHFSVSLDPDDIHPHPIPQEDPAAPTSNRIRKRDPRLICSNFLAGRIPCACPELDEMMEMEMEEDVHGKKRARSVRTSTRRPRAAARCQVPGCETDISELKGYHRRHRVCLRCAHATTVVLDGVAKRYCQQCGKFHILSDFDEGKRSCRRKLERHNVRRRRKPSDSRVAAYSEPEGAMQSEHVPCDGEAEKDGLCSSSPMAEMEAVLESEDVRVTTLCSDLNSQNMHCDTVASFVASGETQMHGEKDNTKCSLSPLYCDNKTDYSSVCPTGRISFKLYDWNPAEFPRRLRHQIFQWLSSMPVELEGYIRPGCTILTVFIAMPMFMWTKLSKDPLSYLHDFVISPGRMLSGRGTILVFINDKIFRVMKGGTSVMKVKVEVRAPRLHYVHPICFEAGKPLEFVACGSNLLQSKLRFLVSFAGKYLALDYCVSSLHGQTEGDTASSCNHQLFKIFIPWTEKDLFGPAFVEVENESGLSNFIPILIGDKEICNEVEMLQQKVDASLFLKGSDFAAIVPPSDASEVFALRQSTFDEFLLDIAWLLKQPASENFQHSITATRIQRLNNLLSFLISNDSTTILEKLLEKLKIVLSNMNADSMVNGNCDADLGLLEKYIDNARDNLHRKYKKSGSLVLQSEYVPEGEYVSQSRSKDNELFVSVISQDTELVANARLGVQTCSTSSRSRNVPLLNREVVMKVNHIKGWPRKSCGRIGSGAIFSSRPGIFVISFGAACLGICAILLHPHKAGEFAVSIRRCLFNRI